The proteins below come from a single Pedobacter aquae genomic window:
- a CDS encoding DUF6266 family protein: MGKLDNGILGGFSGKVGPVVGVYNKSTYYMRSLPAKRTTFTDAELLNQAKFKLVQDYLRPIKELLVLGFKNYFTKTGGYRAAIAYTRKHALVNDEHGFHIDPALFKISGGDLALAVNPRVSLENQSTLLLQWEQAAADSNAHSADQLLVLLYHQESFLAYYQIYGTAFRHQGTYSLEVPPELKEKDIAIYIGFVAANGSRQSDSQYLGRITL; this comes from the coding sequence ATGGGAAAATTAGACAATGGTATTTTAGGAGGTTTTAGTGGCAAGGTAGGCCCGGTTGTAGGTGTGTACAACAAAAGCACTTATTATATGCGCTCTTTACCTGCCAAGAGAACAACATTTACAGATGCAGAGCTTTTGAACCAAGCTAAATTTAAATTGGTACAAGATTATTTAAGGCCAATAAAAGAATTATTGGTTTTGGGCTTTAAAAATTACTTTACCAAAACCGGAGGATATAGAGCTGCGATAGCTTATACCCGTAAACATGCACTGGTAAATGATGAACATGGTTTTCATATAGACCCTGCTTTATTTAAAATCAGCGGAGGAGATTTGGCCCTAGCGGTTAATCCGAGGGTAAGTTTAGAAAATCAAAGCACACTTTTATTGCAATGGGAACAAGCAGCAGCAGATAGCAATGCGCATAGTGCCGACCAATTACTGGTTTTACTTTATCATCAAGAATCATTTTTGGCCTACTATCAAATTTATGGAACTGCCTTTCGTCATCAAGGAACTTACAGCTTAGAGGTTCCTCCAGAGCTTAAAGAAAAAGATATAGCTATTTATATAGGCTTTGTAGCTGCTAATGGTTCACGACAATCAGACAGCCAGTATTTGGGAAGAATAACTTTATAA
- a CDS encoding Fic family protein, with product MNISSFKSGKLVQRLQYKSFEPTLINTQWHLDNDDVALLLSQADQKLGELNAFSQLIPDVDFFIKMHVFKEGTKSSRIEGTQTNIDEALQKEEYINPEKKDDWQEVQNYVQAMNTAINNLNSLPLSNRLLKNTHKIILQGARGKHKQPGEFRISQDWIGGNSLADAKFIPPHQDGVLEYMSDLEQFIHSENSNLPHLIKIAILHYQFETIHPFLDGNGRIGRLLITLYLVNSGLLVKPTLYLSDFLEKNKEHYYDNLTAVRTKNDLVQWLKFFLEGIRVTAENSIQTFKEIIALRASVETKIISLGKKQMLAKNVLQYLYSQPITDMQSIAKEVNVSIATVSRLLNDFVKLGILLELTGFKRNRIFAFEQYLKLFR from the coding sequence ATGAATATTAGTAGTTTCAAGTCGGGCAAATTAGTACAAAGGCTTCAATACAAAAGCTTTGAACCAACATTAATTAATACCCAATGGCATTTAGATAATGATGATGTAGCATTATTATTAAGCCAAGCTGATCAAAAACTGGGAGAACTGAATGCTTTTAGCCAATTAATACCTGATGTTGATTTTTTTATAAAAATGCATGTCTTTAAAGAAGGTACAAAAAGCAGTCGTATAGAAGGTACTCAAACCAATATAGACGAAGCGTTGCAAAAAGAAGAATACATTAATCCCGAAAAAAAAGATGATTGGCAAGAAGTCCAAAACTATGTACAAGCTATGAATACTGCCATTAATAACTTGAATAGTTTACCTTTAAGCAATCGATTATTAAAAAATACTCATAAAATAATACTACAAGGAGCTAGAGGAAAACATAAGCAACCTGGAGAGTTTCGTATAAGTCAAGACTGGATAGGAGGAAATAGCCTAGCCGACGCTAAATTTATTCCACCTCATCAAGATGGTGTATTAGAATATATGTCAGATTTAGAGCAATTTATTCATAGCGAAAACAGTAATCTCCCTCATTTAATAAAAATAGCCATCTTGCATTATCAGTTTGAAACCATTCATCCATTTTTGGATGGTAATGGTAGAATAGGCAGACTTTTAATAACTCTCTATCTAGTAAATTCAGGTTTATTGGTAAAACCAACTCTCTACTTATCCGACTTCTTAGAAAAAAACAAGGAACATTACTACGACAATTTAACCGCAGTAAGAACTAAAAATGATTTAGTGCAATGGCTTAAATTTTTTCTAGAAGGCATACGTGTAACTGCTGAAAACTCAATTCAAACTTTTAAAGAAATTATTGCTTTAAGAGCTTCAGTAGAAACTAAAATTATTTCACTTGGTAAAAAGCAAATGCTTGCTAAAAATGTGTTACAATATTTGTATAGTCAGCCTATCACAGATATGCAAAGTATTGCTAAGGAGGTGAATGTAAGCATAGCTACCGTTTCAAGATTATTAAATGACTTTGTAAAACTTGGAATATTATTAGAACTAACAGGCTTTAAACGCAATAGAATATTTGCATTTGAGCAATATTTAAAACTATTCCGCTAA